CTTCCCGTCGTCGCCGGACACCGTCGCGGTGGAGCGCTTCCGGCGCCTCGACGACAACACCCTCGAGCACACGTTCACCATCGAGGACCCGACGGTCTACACGAGGCCCTGGACCGGCATGCGCCACATGCCGCGGCTGCCCGACTACATCATCTACGAGTACGCCTGCCACGAGGGCAACTACGCGATGACCAACCTGTTGCGGGCGGAGCGGACCTGGGAGGCGACGGGGCGGCGCTGAAGACTCGAACCGATGGGTCGGTCCGGTCACTGATCGCGATGGGCGAGCGGTCCGACGCCGCGGTCCGGACGCTGCCCGCGCTGCTCGAGGCGCGGGCGCGATCGACGCCCGGCGCGCCGTTCGTCGTCTTCGACGACCTGCAGGGTCGGATCGCCACGCGCACGTACCGCGAATTCGACCGGGAGGTGAACCGGACCGCGCACCTCCTCGGCCGCCTCGGCGTCCGCCGGGGCGACAGGGTCACCCTGCTGCTGGCCAACTGCCTGGAGTTCCTCGCGCTCTGGTTCGGCGCCGCGAAGCTCGGCGCCGTCATCGTTCCCGTCAACACCGCCTCGTCGGCGTCGGAGCTCGAATACCTGGTCGCTCACTCCGAGAGCCGGTTGATCTTCACGCAGGCCGCCTGGCTCGACCTGGCCCGCCAGGTCCACGGCCGCTGTCCGCGGGTCGAGGAAGTGCTCGTCTGCGGGGCCGGCGCGCCGTCGGCTCTGGTCGACTTCGGCCGGCTGGTCGCCCACTGTCCCGCGCTGCCGCCCGCGGCGCCGGCGCCGTCGCCCATGGACGAGGCGGCCATTCTGTATACCTCCGGCACCACGGCGCGGCCGAAGGGCGTGCTCGTCACCCACGCCAACTACCTCTGCGCCGGCGAAACGGTCGCCCGTGCGGTCCGCCTGACGCCGGAGGATCGGCAACTGTGCGTGCTGCCGCTGTTCCACGGCAACGCGCAGTACTACTCGACGATGAGCGCGCTGGTGGCCGGCGCGAGCGTGGCGCTGATGGCGCGCTTCAGCGCCAGCCGCTTCTTCGATCAGGCGATCGCGCACCGCTGCACGGTCTCGAGCCTGTTCGCGGCGCCGATGCGGATGCTGCTGGCCCAGCCCCGGCGGCGCGAACACGCGCGCAACGATCTGCGCGCCGTGATCTTCGCCCAGAGCGTGACGCCGGCGCAGCTCGCCGAGTGGCACGAGCGCTTCCGGGCCCCGCTCATGCAACTCTGGGGCATGACCGAGACGATGGGGCCGCCGATCATCAACCCGCTCGACGGCGAGCGGCGAAACATGTCGATGGGATTGCCGGCGCCCGGCTACACGGCGCAACTGGTCGACGAGAGCGGCCGGCCGGTGGCGCGCGGCGAGATCGGGCAGATCGCGGTGCAGGGCCAGCCGGGGCTCTCCCTGATGAAGGGCTACTTCAAGAACCCGGAGGCCACGGCCGAGACCCTCCGCGACGGTTGGCTGTGGAGCGGCGACAACGCCCGCCAGGACGAGGACGGCTACTATCACTTCGTCGACCGCGCGAAGGACATGATCAAGCGGTCGGGGGAGAACGTGGCCGCCGGCGAGGTCGAGGCGGTGATCCGCGAGCACCCCGGCGTGTTCGACTGCGCGGTCATCGGCGTGCCCGACGAGATGCGCGACGAGGCGATTCTTGCCGTCGTCGTTCCGCGCGGCGCGGAAGGGGCGGATGGAGAATCGTCCGCCGCGTTGACCGAGGACGCGGTGATCGGCTGGTGCCGCGAGCGGCTCGCCACCTTCCGCGTCCCGCAGTTCGTGCGCTTCCGGGAGGAGCTGCCGCGCACCTCCGTCGGCAAGATCCGCAAGCACGTCCTTCGCGCCGAGATGCGGTTGTAGCGCTCCGGGTTGCATCCGCGCCGCGCGTGCGGGAAGATGCGGCGATACGAGTCGCAGTTGGCTCCATTCCAGAGAGGTGATTCATGGAGCGTCGAACATTCGCAACGGTCGCGGCGGCCACGGCGGCCACGGCGTTCGTCCTCCTGGCGGCGTTTCCAGCGGCAGCGCAGGACACGCTGCGCACCCCGTGGGGCGACCCGGACCTGCAGGGCATCTGGACCGGCTCGACCCTGACGCCGCTGGAGCGGCCCGAACGGTTCGCCGGCCAGGAGCTGCTGACCGACGAGCAGGCTGCCGAGTTGGAGCTGCGCGCCGACGCGACCCGGTTCGTCGAGCGCGAGGTGCGCGAGGGCGATCCCGGCACCTACAACCAGATCTGGTTCGATCCGGGCACGCGGCTCGTGGACCGGCGGACGGCGCTGATCACCGATCCGGCCGACGGGCGCGTCCCCTACACGCTGGAGATGGCCGAGCGCAGCCGCCTGCAGGCGATCTACCGCGTCAGCGGCCAGCGCAACTCCTGGGTGGACGTCGACACCGGCGAACGCTGCATGACCGACGGCGTGCCGATGTTCTGGCTCGGCTACAACCCGAACCACCAGTTCGTGCAGACGCCCGACCACGTCGTCATCCTGCACGAGATGTTCGGCGACCGACGGATCATTCCGCTCGGCGACACGCCGCACGGGACGGTCCGGCAGTGGAACGGCGACATCCGCGGGCATTGGGAGGGCGACACCCTGGTCGTCGAGTCGACCCGGTTCGTCGACGGGACGGCCGACCGCTGGGCGCAGACGTGGCGCATGCCGACGCACACGATGCACCTCGTCGAACGCTTCACCCGCGTCGACGAGAGCACGCTGATGTACGAGTTCACCCTGACCGACCCGGCGAAGTTCACGCGCCCGTGGAGCGTCCGCCTGCCGCTGACGACGAACCAGGCGTCGCGCGGCGTCACCGAGGGGCCGCTCTACGAGTACGCCTGCCACGAGGGCAACTACAGTCTCACCAACGTGCTCAGCGGCGCGCGCGCCGAGGATCGGGCCGCGGCGGAGGACGGCGGGCAGCAGTAGCCGGCCGGCAGGGGCCGCGGCGGAAGCGGCGCCGTCCGGGCGCGGGTTCGTCCGGCGGCGGGCGGTGAATCGAACCGTTCGTCGTCGAGCGCCGCCTCGGTCGCCTGGAGCACGGTCTGGGCGGCATCGAGGGTGGCGTCCGCCGCGAGCAGCGCCCGGTGCGCAGCCCGTACCGCACCCGCCTCGCGGAGCGCCTCGGCCCCGTCGCGGAGCGCCTCGACCGCTGCCATCAGCGCTCTGGTGGCATCCCGCAATCCCCGCACGGTCGCCAGGGCCTCCTCGAACGTGCCGGACCGTTCCATCCGCATGTGTCGCACGCGAGTCAGGACGGCTCGCGTCTCGGTGCTCGCACGCCCCGCCGCACGAGCCGCCGACTCCGCCCGCTCGGCAGCGGACATCGCGCGCGGCGGGGCGGCCCCGCCATCCTGCCCGCGCTGTGCCTCGGCTGCCGCGCCGATGTCCACGACCGCATCGTCGAGCGCGGTCTCCGCTACGCGGAGCGCGGCGATCGCGGCATCGAATACCTCGACGACATCGTCGTCGAGCGTCCGGGCGGTGAACAGCACCGCCACCGCCGCCGCGGCGAGCCAGGCCTCCCAGCGGATCGGTGCGCGCCGTCCGTGATTTCGGTCGCGGTGCATCGTTGTCTTCGGGTCGCGAGGCTCGCGGGCGACCCGGAGGCGAGTCTCGCCCCCGGGTATTCTCCGCCGGCAGCAATCCCGGCCGGCACCCGCTACGGCAGCGTGAACGTCACGAGCATGTTGCTGCCGACCGGCGCCTCCATCTCCGGCGCGTAGGTCTGCAGCCGGTTGCCGACGCCGCCCACCGGCACCGTGATGTATTGCCGGCCGTCCACGGCATAGCTCACGGGGTAGCCGCTGATCTGGCTGCCGAGAATCGTCTCCCAGAGTACGTCGCCGGTCTCCGCGTCGAAGGCCCGGAACCGCCGGTTCGAGTCGCCGAAGAAGACGACGTTGCCCGCCGTTGCGAGCGTCGTGCCCGCGTTCGGCGCGCGCTGGCTGTAGCGCCAGACCTCGCGGCCGGTCGAGATGTCGATGGCCCGCACCTCGGTCAGGTCGCCGTCCGGCCCGATGTCCGGATCGGGGATCGTGAACCGCGGGCTCGCGCCCGAGATCGTGCGGGAGTTCGTCGTCTGGTTCAGGCACGAGCGATTGATCGGAACATAGAGCATCCCGGTCACCGGGCTGTACGACCACGACCACCAGCCCTTCACGTTGTGGCCGCAGATGATGAACTGGTCGCCCTCCTCGCGCGCCACCAGATCCATGTTGATGTAGGTGGTGCCGGTCTCCACGTCGACGTCCGAGATCACGAACCGCTCGGTGCTCTCGAACGGGAACGGGTCGGCCCAGAGGAACTCCCCGGTCTCGCGGTCGTTGACGAACAGGCCGCCCGGCTCGCCCAGCACGACCACCACCTTCCGCTCCTCCGCCGTGCCGGCCAGCGCCGGGTTGATCCAGCGCACTGCCTCCGGGTCGGGATTGACCACCGTGTCGATGAGCGTGCGCTCCTGCACGAAGTCCTGATCCCAGTCGTCGCACGGCAGGTACTGGTAGTACCAGTCGATGGCGCCGGTGTCGGCGTTCATGGCGATGGTCGAGTTGGAGTAGAGCTCGCACGGCGAGCGGTCGCCGACGTCCCAGGTCCCGCGCCGCACGAGCCGCGGATAGGGCAGCGGCACCGCCACGCCCCAGAAGATGCGGTTCAGAGCGGGGTCGAAGCTGCCCGGGACCCCCCACGGCGAGACGTGGACGCGGTTGGCGGTGGGCAGCGTGCCCCAGGTCTGGCCGCCGGGATCGTCGGCCCCGGCCGCGGTGTAGGTGCGCCAGCGCTCCGTGCCGCCGTCCGCGTCGTGGGCCGCGACGTAGCAGCGCGCCTCCAGGCTCGACGGGCTGCACGTGCGCCCGCTGACCACGTTGCCGTTGACGATCACGGCGCCGGACGAGTGGCTGATCCCCTGGCGGTAGTCCGCGGTGCGCGACTCCCAGGTCGGCTCGCCGGTGCGCGCGTCGATGGCGACGATGTGCGCGTCGGCGGTCAGGTGGTAGAGGTGCTCGCCGTACAGGGCGAGGTGCCGGGTGCGGTTGCCGAACTGGCCGTACTGGCGGATGTCGTCCGGCTGCTCCCGCTGGTAGTCCCAGAGGAGGTCGCCGGTGGTGGCGTCTATCGCCTGCAGGTGGTCGTAGCCCGGCTGGGCGAGGTACATCACGCCGTCGTAGACCAGCGGCCGGATCTGCTGGGCTCCCTCTTCCATCGCGCGCATCCAGGCGAGCCGGAGCTGCCCGACGTTCTCGCGGTCGATCTGATCGAGCGGGCTGAAGGCCTGGAAGTCGTAGGTGCGGTACGCCATCAGCCAGTCCGCCGGGTCCGGGTCGCGAAGCATCTCGTCGGTTATGGGCACGAACTCCTGCTCCTGCCCGGCCGCGGCCAGCTCGGCCTCCACGCCGGGTCGGGCGGCGCCGCCCCCGGAGAGCCACAGCAGCACGACGACGATGCCGGCACACGCCGGGGTCAGTGTTCTCAGCATGGCGTTCGCTCCTTTGCTTGGTGCGCCTCATGATGCCGTACTCCGTGCGGATGCGCACCAACGGAATCAGGGAAAGGTGTTCCCGGCGACACCCGCCGCCGCCGGAGGCGCCGGTTGCCGCGCGGCTGTTGCGCCGGCCGCGGGGGTCGGCTATCGTGGCGGGAGTAGGGTTGATCCGGGAATCGGCTGGCAGGGTCACTGCCGTTGTCCAGGGAGGTAGCGATGAGAGGCACTTATCTCGTGGCGGCGTTGACCGCGATGCTGCTCGTTCCGCTGCTGGCGGCGCCCGCTGCCGCGCAGGACGAGGCGCCCCGGACGCCGTGGGGCGCGCCGGATCTGCAGGGCGTGTGGGACTTCCGCACGATTACCCCGCTGCAGCGGCCCGAGGAGCTGGGGGACCAGGAGTTCCTGACCGAGGAAGAGGCGGCGAGCCGCGAGCAGGCGGCCGTGGCCCGCGACATCGAGCTCTGGGAGGCCGACGCGCGCCGGACCGAGGCGGGCGGCAGCGTGGGCGCGTACAACAACTTCTGGATGGACCGCGGCACGAACGTCATCGAGACGCGGCGGACGTCGCTGATCATCGATCCGCCGAACGGGCGCATGCCTCCATTGTCGGATGCCGGGCAGCAGCGCGCCGACGCGCGGCGCGTCCGCCGGGCGGAGCATCCGGCCGACTCGTGGCTCGACCGCAGCTCGTTCGACCGCTGCATCCTCGGCTTCAACCAGGGGCCGCCGATGACCCCGGGCGGCTACAACCAGAACATGCAGCTCTTCCAGACCGAGGACCACGTGGTGGTGCTCAACGAGATGGTGCACGACTCGCGCATCATCCCGCTCGACGGCCGGACACGGCCGGGCATCGACTCGTGGACGGGCGAGTCGCGCGCTCACTGGGAGGGCGACACGTTGGTGGTCGAGACCGTCGACTTCAGCGCCAAGCACAGTTGGCGGGGGACGTCGCCGGACCGGCACCTGATCGAGCGGTTCACGCGGGTCGACGCCGACACGCTGCTCTACGAGTTCACCGTTACCGATCCGGGGACCTGGACCGCCCCGTGGACGGCGCAGGTGCCGATGCGGCTGAACGAGCTCCCGCTGTTCGAGTACGCCTGCCACGAGGGGAACTACTCGCTGGAAGGCATCCTCTCGGGGACGCGCGCGGACGAGCGGAAGGCGGCGGCCGCCGCGCAGCAGGAGTCCCGGTAGTCCGGCCGCCGGTCGTTTCCGGCGCTCGGCGAACAACTCGGCCGGCAGCGCGGCTCGCCAGGGTGACGCCCGGCGGGAGCGTCGCGTGCTGTCGGTCTTCCGTCTCCGGTCCCGACCGGTTCTCAGGCCGCGGACCGCGCCGGCGCGGTCCGGTGTGGGGAGGAGGCGCCTCTCACCGCGCGCACGACGACCGAGCGATCTGGTGGTCTGGTGCGGAAGGGGGGATTTGAACCCCCACGGGCCTAAGGCCCACAAGCTCCTGAGGCTTGCGCGTCTGCCAGTTCCGCCACTTCCGCAGGATGGAGTGGAGCGCAGGAGAGTATAACCCATCGCCGCGCCCGTATACTTGCCCTGATCGCCGGTCCGAGGCCGGCCAAGGAGTACGAACGTGGCAACCGCAAGGGGCGTCCGGTTCATCCTGCTGTTCATGGTCGCGGCCGTCATCGTCTCGATGACGGGGGTGGCCTTCAGCTACTTCCTGCTCACCCGCGGGCCGGCGGTCGAGTCCGACTCGGTGCTCTGGCTGCGCGTCCCGCCCAACCTGGGGGAGCAGGCCCCCGACGACCTTTTCGGTCTGTTCGATCCGCAGGAGACCGTCGGTTCGGTCGTCACCGCGCTGCGCAAGGCGAAGGTCGACGATCGGGTGTCGGCGGTGGTTCTGGTTCCGCCGCCGACGCCGGGTCTGTGGGGCACGGTGCAGGAGATCCGGGACGCCGTGATCGACTTCAAGGAGTCGGGCAAGCCGGTCGTCGCGCATATCGAGTTCGGCATGGGGCAGGCGTACTACCTGGCGACGGCGTGCGACGAGATCTTCATGAGCCCGACCAGTCCTCTCATGCTCGTGGGCGTGGCGTCGTACGAGCTTTTCTTCCGCGGCACGCTCGACAAGGTGGGCATAGAGGCGGACATGCTGGCGGCCGGAGACTTCAAGACCGCCATCAACGCCTATACCGAATCGGGGTTCACGCCGGAGCACCGGGAGGTGTCGGAGGCGCTGACCCGGGACTTCTACGAGCAGCTCGTCGACGGCATTGCGGAAGGGCGCGGCATGACGCGGCCGCGCGTGCGGGAGGTGATCGACCAGGGACCGTTCGTGGCCGCCGATGCGGTGAGCCTGGGACTCGTCGACGACCTGTTGTACGAGGACGAGTTGCTCGCCCGCGTGTCGTCCGGCGACGAGCCGGTACAGATCGACTTCGCGACCTACCGGCGCGTAGACCCGCGGGATCTCGGTCTGAACACCGGACCGCGGATCGCCGTCGTGTACGCGGAGGGCATCGTCAATCTCGGCTCGAGCACGGTGGATCTGCCCGGGACCGGGCAGTTGGTCGGATCGCGGACGATGACCGAGGCGATTCGCGCGGCGCGCGACGACTCGTCGATTCACGCCATCGTGCTGCGCATAGACAGCCCCGGCGGGGCGGCCACCGCGGCCGACATCATCTGGCGCGAGCTGTCGCTTGCCCGCGAGCGGAAGCCGCTGGTCGTATCCATGGGCGACATGGCGGCCTCGGGCGGCTACTACATGGCGGCGCCCGCACACGCCATCGTGGCGCAGCCGGGCACGCTGACCGGCTCGATCGGCGTGTTCAGCGGCAAGTTCGCCGCCGCGGGAGCGTTCGACAAGGTGGGACTCGGCATCGACGGAGTGACCTACGGTGCCCAGGCGGACATCTTCTCGCCGGTGGATCGATTCGGCGACGCCGGCCGCGCGGCCATGCAGGCGCAGGTGGACGACATCTACGAGCGGTTTCTCCAGGTGGTCGCCGAGGGACGGGCCATGTCGCGCGACGAGGTGCACGCGGTGGCCCAGGGGCGGGTGTGGACCGGCCGGCAGGCGCTGGCGCGGGGCCTGGTGGACGAGCTGGGAGGACTCCGCCGCGCCGTGTCGCTGGCGCAGGCGCAGGCGGGCATCGACGCGGACGAGGAGGTGAGGCTGGTGCCCTACCCCGGTCCGCGCTCGTTCGTCGAGGTGCTGACCGGCGCCGTCATGGCGCGGGCGATGGGCCGTGAGTTCGGTTGGCGGCACTCGCCGTATGCGCGTGGGGCCTACGCGCAGTGGGCGCGGATGGACCTCGCCGGATCGGGCGTGCCGCTGGCGCTGATGCCCGGTGTTCCGGTCGGAAGATAGAGAGCCCGCCGACTCGCTGCTTCCGCGGGCTTCCAGCGCTGCGGGCGCGCCCTCAGGCCTGCCCGAGCGCCAGTTCCAGGACAGCCAGATCGATGGTGATGTCCAGACGCGCCTTCACGTTGTCCATGTAGGCGGTGAAGAACCTGGACTGGCGCTCGAACATCAGCTCGTCGCGCAGCGTGTCGCGATTTTGCGCCAGGTCGGCCGCCGAGGCTTCCTCGCGCTCGACGAGGTGCACGATGGCCGCGGCGTTGCCGGTCTGCACGACGTCGCTCACCGTGCCGGGCGTCATCGCGAAGGCGACCGCTTCCACCGCGGCGCTCGGGCCGACCTCCGGGAAGGAGGCGCCGCGCGCCACCATGTCGCTGGCTCCGACCGCCCACTCGGCCTCCTCGGCGGTCGCGACGAAATCGTCGGCCGCCTTGAGCGCCTCGGCCGCCTCGGCCGCGCGCGCCTGCGCGACGGTCAGCGACTTCTTGCGAATCACGTCCTCGCGTACCTGCTCCCGGACCTCGTCGAGCTCGGGAATGTAGGGCTCCTGGATATCGATGACGGTGACGAACGCGGGACCGGAAGGCGTGGGGATGGGCCCGGCAACGGCGCCCGGATCGACGGCGAAAGCCTGCGCGGAGACCTCCTGCGCCAGGCCCAGTCCGAGGATCGGCTCGCCGCGGGCGGCGAATCCCGACTCCTGCAGCTCGTAGCCGCGGGCCGACGCCGCGCGCTCGAGCTCGGCCGGCGTCGACGCCTCGGCGGCGATCGCGCGGGCCAGGGCGGTCGCCCGCGCGGATGACCTCTCCCGCTTCAGGATGTTCTCGATGGCTCCGCGCACCTCGGCGAACGGCTGCGTGACCTCATCCTGCTTCTCGGTCACGTGGATGACGTGATAGCCGAAGGGGCTGCGCACCGGATCGGAGATCTCGCCTGCCGCGAGGGCGAACGCGGCGTTCTCGAACTCGGGAACCATCCGGCCGCGCCCGAACGACCCGAGATCGCCGCCGTTCGCGGCGTTGGTCTCGTCCTCGGAGTGCTCGCGCGCCAGCCCGGCGAAGTCCGCCCCGGCGCGCGCCTCGGCCGCGAGCTCGGCGGCGCGCGCCGAGACCGTCTCGTCGTCGCCGTCGTCGACGCGCAGCAGGATGTGGCTGGCCCGCACCTGCCCGGGCGTCTGGTACTGCGACAGATTCGCGTCGTAGTACTGACGCACCTCGTCGTCGGTCAGGACGAGGCTGTCGAAGATGGCTGTCTGGTCCACCAGCAGGAACCGCAGCCGCCGCTTCTCGGGGATCTCGTAGGTGGCCGCTTCCTCGGTAAAGAGCAGCGATACGTCGTCGTCGTTCGCTTCCACCTCGTCGCGGAAGTCGGCGGCGCGGAAGGCGACGACGTCCACTCGGACTCTCTCGTTGCGGCGCCGGTGCTCGTCGGCGATCTCGGCGTCCGACACGCGCATCCAGCCGGTTACGGCCGCCTGCAGCCGGTCGACCAGGATCTCGCTGCGGATCTCTTCCTCGAACTGCCCGGGGGTCAGCGGGGGGCGTTGCTGCTGCAGCAGTTGGCGGTAGCTCGCCTCGCCGATGAACCGCCCGTCGATCTGGAACGCCGGCAGCGTCAGGATGCGCTCGCGCACCTCCGCGTCGCTCACTTGCAGCCCCAGGCGCTCGGCTTCGGCCAGGGCCGCGTGGCCGTCGATCATCTGCTGCAGAATCTGCCGGTCGATGCCGAGCGAGCGGAGCACTTCCTCGGAAATCTCCCCGCCGGACTCCAGGCGGTACGCCTGAAGCTGGCGGGTGTATATCTGCTGGAAGTCGGCCAGCGAGATCTCCTGGTCGCCCACTCGCGCGATGACGTCGCTGGGCAGCCCGGCCCCGCCGGTCTGGTCCATGAGGCCGGGAACGTACAGGAAGACGAATGCGAAGATGACGAGTGCGAGGCTCCACTTGAGCCAGCCCTTGTGGCGCCGCATCCGGTCGAGCATGGTCATGGAGGCAATTCTACAACCAGACTCGAGGCGGAGTGCGCGGCGCGCCTGTGATACTCTATGGACCCAAGTTGTGGGTTCACCTGGAGTCTGACAGGCCGGTCCACGTCGTTGGCGAGCGACCTGTCGTCGGCTCCGGCGGTCGGCCTCGATGCCGACCGTCCTTCTTACCATTCGCGGCCGACAACCGAGCAGTTCCGTACCGTCGCCCGGACCTCGCGGCGCGCATGGAGCGCCGNNNNNNNNNNGGCCCCGGGCGGCCCCCCCCGCCCCTCCCCGCCCCGCCCCCGCCCCCCCCCCCCCCCCCCAGCGCCCCCCCCCGCGCCCGCCGGGCCGCGCCCCCCCCCCCCCCCCCCGCGCCGCTTCTGGTCCGTCGTCTGGGTCGCGCGACCACCGTCGTCGAGTTGATGCGGGCGGCCGGCGCGGCTCCGGACCCGAGCCGCGTCGCCGACGTGGTGACCGCGCGCGCTGACGCCTGGCTGCCTGCGCCGTGCTGGGCCGTGGTGGGTCCGCAGGCGGGGGGGGCGCCGGTCGTGCTGGCCGGGCGCGGGCTGGGCCCCCGGGAGGCGCCGGCGGTCCGGGCCCTCGGCTCGTGGGTGCTGCGGCGATCGCGCGTTGCGAGCTCGGCCGATCTCAGCCGGGACGCTCGCGTGCCGCATGGACCGGCGGCGGCGGCGGTGGCGCTTCCGCTCGCGTGCCGTGCGCGTACCGTGGCCGCGCTCGTGGGTCTGGACAGTGGGGTGGCTTCGAGGGCGCCCCGCCTGCCCGGCGCACTCCGGCGCGCGTTGCGGCTGGTGCTCGAACCGGCTGCGTTCGCACTCGACGACGCCCGCCGACTCGAGCAGGCCGAGCGACTTGCCGGCACGGATGATCTGACGGGCCTCTTTAACGTGCGGGCACTAACTGATACGCTTCGCAGGGAGTCGGCGCGTGCGTCTCTCACCGCTCGGCCGCTGTCCGTGCTCGTCATCGACCTCGACGGTTTCAAGAAGGTCAACGACGAACATGGTCACTTGTGCGGCAGCCGTGTGCTCATCGAGGTGGCCGCGCTGCTCCGCGACGGCCTGCGGGAGACCGACGCCGTTGCCCGCTGCGGTGGCGACGAGTTCGCCCTCGTGCTCCCGGAGACTCGCGCGGAAGGCGCGGTCGCGGCCGGCGAGCGCCTGCGTGCACGCATTGCGGGCCATGTATTCCTGCGGCGGGCGGGGCGCGCCGTCCGGCTGACGGCCTCGGTGGGAGCGGCGACGACGAACGGCGCGGCCATGTCCGGAACCGGGCTTCTGGATCTGGCGGACAGGGCCTTGTACGACATGAAGGCGGCCGGGGGAAACCGTACCGGAATGCGGCCCGTCGGCTGCGTGGACGTGGAGCGGGCGAAGTGAGCCTGCGGTCGATGCTCTCTTTTCTGTCGAGCGATCTCGCCATCGATCTCGGAACCGCGAATACGTGCGTCTACGCGCGTGGGCAGGGCATCGTCATCAACGAGCCTTCCATCGTCGCGGTGAATCACGTCAGCGGACAGATCGAGGCGGTCGGGCTCGAGGCCCGGGACATGGTGGGGCGGACGCCGGGGAACATCACGGCCATCAAGCCGATGAAGGACGGGGTCATCGCCGACTTCGACGCCACCGAGAAGATGCTGACGTACTTCATCAAGAAGGCCCACAACCGGACCGTGTGGGTACGTCCGCGGATTATCATCGGCATTCCGTCCGAGGTCACCCAGGTGGAGAAGCGGGCGGTGAAGGACAGCGCCTACCGGGCCAAGGCCAGCGAGGTGCACCTGGTCGAGGAGGCGATGGCCGCCGCGATCGGCGCCGGAATGCCCATCACGGAGCCGTTCGGCAACATGATCGTCGACATCGGCGGCGGCACGACGGACATCGCGGTCATCTCGCTGGCCGGCATCGTCTACAGCCGGGCCGTGCGCGTGGCCGGCAACGAGATGGACGACGCGATCACCCAGTACATCAAGAAGGCCCATAATCTGCTCATCGGGGAGCGGACCGCCGAGGAGATCAAGACGAAGCTCGGGTCCGCCGCCGAGCTCGACGAGTCGTTGAAGATCGAGATCCGGGGCCGCCATCTGATCGAGGGCGTACCCAAGACTGCTATCGTGACCGACGGGGAGATTCGGGAGGCGCTCGCCGACACGGTTTCCGTTATCGTCGACGCGGTGCGCGTTGCGCTGGAGCAGACGCCGCCGGAACTGTCGGCCGACATCTTCGAGCGCGGCATCGTCATCACGGGTGGCGGGGCCCTGATGAAGAACATGGACAAGCGGTTGCGGGAAGAGACCGGCGTGCCGGTCGCGATTGCCGAGGATCCGTTGCACTCGGTGGTGCTCGGGACGGGCAAGATGCTCGCGGACTTCACGCTGCTGCGCAGGATTGCGATTGACTGATTGCCCGACAGTTCGCATGCTTGCGGGCGAAGCCGGCAGTCGGACGCTGCGCGCGGACGGCGCTGTCCGGTTGCCCGGGATCGGGGTACGTGCAGCATGAAGAGACAACGTGCCGGCTACCTGGTGCTGGGCGTGCTCGTGGCGCACCTCGTCGTCATCTCGGTGCAGGTGGATACCTCTCCCGGTACGAGTGTCCTGCACGCCGTCACCTTCGGCCTGCTGTCCGAGGCGCAGCGGCTGGTGAGCTCCACGGTGGCCTCCGGACGTGACCTGTGGGACGGCTACGTCTCGCTGCGGGGCGCGCACGAGGAGAAGATCGAGCTGCAGGAGCAGGTCGCGAGGCTCCGGTTGCGCCTGCAGGCGCAGGACGCCCTGGTTCAGCAGGCCCACAGCCTCGAGCGACTGCTCGAGCTCGACCGGACGGTCGAGCTGATGACGCTCAGCGCCCGCGTCATCGGCATCGACGCGACGCCCTGGTTCCGAACGATTACGGTCGACCGCGGCCTCCGTGACGGAGTGGAGGCCGAGTTGGCGGTGATCGCCCCCGGCGGCGTCGTGGGACGGGTGGTGGGCACGCCCGGAATGCGGGCGGCCAGGGTGCAACTGATCATCGATCGGAACGCCGCAGCCGGCGCGCTCATCGAGCGGACGCGCGTGCCGGGCGTGGTCGTCGGGACCGGCGACGGCGTGTCCCTGCGCATGGAGTACGTATCGAACCTCGAGGATGTGCAG
This genomic stretch from Acidobacteriota bacterium harbors:
- a CDS encoding GGDEF domain-containing protein; its protein translation is MERRXXXGPGRPPPPLPAPPPPPPPPPSAPPRARRAAPPPPPPAPLLVRRLGRATTVVELMRAAGAAPDPSRVADVVTARADAWLPAPCWAVVGPQAGGAPVVLAGRGLGPREAPAVRALGSWVLRRSRVASSADLSRDARVPHGPAAAAVALPLACRARTVAALVGLDSGVASRAPRLPGALRRALRLVLEPAAFALDDARRLEQAERLAGTDDLTGLFNVRALTDTLRRESARASLTARPLSVLVIDLDGFKKVNDEHGHLCGSRVLIEVAALLRDGLRETDAVARCGGDEFALVLPETRAEGAVAAGERLRARIAGHVFLRRAGRAVRLTASVGAATTNGAAMSGTGLLDLADRALYDMKAAGGNRTGMRPVGCVDVERAK
- a CDS encoding rod shape-determining protein, giving the protein MLSFLSSDLAIDLGTANTCVYARGQGIVINEPSIVAVNHVSGQIEAVGLEARDMVGRTPGNITAIKPMKDGVIADFDATEKMLTYFIKKAHNRTVWVRPRIIIGIPSEVTQVEKRAVKDSAYRAKASEVHLVEEAMAAAIGAGMPITEPFGNMIVDIGGGTTDIAVISLAGIVYSRAVRVAGNEMDDAITQYIKKAHNLLIGERTAEEIKTKLGSAAELDESLKIEIRGRHLIEGVPKTAIVTDGEIREALADTVSVIVDAVRVALEQTPPELSADIFERGIVITGGGALMKNMDKRLREETGVPVAIAEDPLHSVVLGTGKMLADFTLLRRIAID
- the mreC gene encoding rod shape-determining protein MreC, which gives rise to MKRQRAGYLVLGVLVAHLVVISVQVDTSPGTSVLHAVTFGLLSEAQRLVSSTVASGRDLWDGYVSLRGAHEEKIELQEQVARLRLRLQAQDALVQQAHSLERLLELDRTVELMTLSARVIGIDATPWFRTITVDRGLRDGVEAELAVIAPGGVVGRVVGTPGMRAARVQLIIDRNAAAGALIERTRVPGVVVGTGDGVSLRMEYVSNLEDVQVGDAIVTSGADGIYPHGLTLGTVTSVRRGPSLYKTIDVEPAMEFDRMEHVLIVTHDERLAAAGDVR